One Candidatus Neomarinimicrobiota bacterium DNA segment encodes these proteins:
- a CDS encoding DNA polymerase III subunit alpha yields the protein MKDSKTKSSTDLLVKVCHEALPEKYDPITTEVLKRLTYELDIIIEMGYADYFLIVWDIVRWAKRRGIPVVGRGSAAGSLVSYLLEITPVDPIKHNLVFERFLNPDRQEPPDIDIDLCWKQRDDVIEYVYKRYGRDRVAMICTYNTYKFRGAVRDVARAMGLSEREINTISHNLPLSHEPTLGNGDGRNDPRYEEIFETARSLIHRPRHMGIHAGGIVITPDKITEYVPLQRSTKGPVVTQFDMHGVEKIGLVKIDLLGQRSLTVVAEMAETLKKKYGVRFDLQTMPSLDEKVKRLIRTGRTMGVFQIESPGMRGLLKKLKVDSFEMITAASSVIRPGPADSGMLRHFIKRHHGKEEVKTVLPAIGEILKETYGVMLYQEDVIKIAEAVAGWSLAESDKLRRSMSGKRVEEPFMEHRDRFIKDAVKRGVNVDAAIETWRQMVAFSGYAFCKAHSAAYSVVSVQCAWLKAHFPAEFLATVMSNYGGFYHTSCYLEEARRMGINILPPDVNLSEPHFIGHDDDGEEEWIRIGLLQVKGLTQATLKKILDKRKERPFESLEDFCVRVRPSCREVEALIRCGGFDSFPYTRPQHLWRLKLIYDKLKGSEEVIFSRVVTKVSTPVPWVDYPLEKKLRDELELMELTVEKHPLWIYKKALKAHAEKVGKFVHARDLERYKGKQVTMVGWMVTTRRLKTKRKKIMQFLSCEDLTGTFECVLFPHAYQQYGHLIRSRGPYMITGKVEDDFGHTPVTVKKLEL from the coding sequence GTGAAAGACTCGAAAACGAAAAGTTCTACTGATCTTCTGGTCAAAGTCTGTCACGAGGCCTTGCCGGAGAAGTACGATCCCATCACCACGGAGGTCTTGAAGCGCCTCACTTATGAGCTCGATATCATTATCGAGATGGGGTATGCCGATTATTTCCTGATTGTTTGGGATATTGTTCGATGGGCGAAAAGGCGCGGCATTCCCGTGGTGGGCCGCGGTTCAGCGGCGGGGAGCTTGGTGTCCTATTTGTTGGAGATCACCCCGGTCGATCCTATCAAACATAACCTGGTGTTCGAACGGTTTTTGAATCCCGATCGCCAGGAACCACCGGACATTGACATCGATCTCTGCTGGAAGCAGCGGGACGACGTCATCGAGTACGTCTACAAGCGGTATGGTCGGGATCGGGTCGCCATGATCTGCACCTACAATACCTACAAATTCCGGGGAGCCGTCAGGGACGTTGCGAGGGCCATGGGACTTTCCGAACGGGAAATCAATACTATCTCGCACAACTTGCCGTTATCCCATGAACCGACATTGGGTAACGGGGATGGGAGGAACGATCCGCGTTATGAAGAAATCTTTGAGACGGCCCGAAGTTTGATCCACCGGCCGCGACACATGGGGATTCACGCGGGAGGAATTGTCATCACTCCAGACAAAATCACCGAATACGTTCCCCTTCAACGATCCACCAAAGGTCCCGTGGTGACCCAGTTCGATATGCACGGAGTGGAAAAGATAGGGCTTGTGAAGATCGATCTATTGGGTCAGCGGTCTTTAACCGTGGTGGCGGAGATGGCGGAGACGCTAAAGAAAAAATATGGAGTCCGGTTCGACCTTCAGACGATGCCATCATTGGATGAAAAGGTAAAACGTCTCATCCGAACGGGCCGGACCATGGGAGTATTTCAGATCGAATCGCCGGGGATGAGAGGATTATTGAAGAAATTGAAGGTTGACTCCTTCGAGATGATCACGGCGGCCAGTTCCGTTATCCGGCCGGGACCTGCAGACTCGGGGATGTTGCGCCATTTCATCAAGCGGCACCATGGAAAAGAAGAGGTTAAAACGGTTCTTCCGGCCATAGGGGAGATACTGAAAGAAACATACGGTGTGATGCTCTACCAGGAGGATGTCATCAAGATTGCTGAGGCCGTTGCTGGATGGAGCTTGGCAGAATCGGATAAACTTCGCCGGTCCATGAGTGGGAAAAGGGTAGAGGAACCGTTTATGGAGCACCGGGATCGGTTCATTAAGGATGCCGTGAAGAGGGGTGTGAATGTGGACGCCGCTATCGAGACCTGGCGGCAGATGGTGGCTTTCTCCGGATATGCTTTCTGCAAGGCCCACTCCGCTGCCTATTCGGTGGTTTCCGTTCAGTGTGCCTGGCTGAAGGCCCACTTCCCGGCGGAGTTTCTGGCTACTGTCATGTCCAATTATGGTGGATTCTACCATACGTCGTGCTATCTGGAAGAAGCCCGGCGTATGGGGATCAATATTCTGCCGCCGGACGTGAACCTTTCGGAACCCCACTTCATAGGTCACGATGACGACGGCGAAGAGGAGTGGATTCGGATCGGTCTTCTTCAGGTGAAGGGGTTAACCCAGGCCACACTCAAAAAAATATTGGACAAACGTAAGGAAAGACCGTTTGAGTCGCTGGAGGACTTCTGTGTCCGGGTGAGGCCGTCTTGCCGGGAAGTAGAGGCACTCATTCGCTGTGGCGGATTTGATTCATTTCCTTACACCCGTCCTCAGCATTTGTGGCGCCTCAAACTTATCTATGATAAACTCAAGGGTTCGGAGGAAGTCATTTTCTCCAGGGTGGTCACGAAAGTATCCACGCCTGTTCCCTGGGTCGATTATCCTTTGGAGAAAAAATTACGGGATGAGCTGGAACTCATGGAACTCACGGTGGAAAAACATCCCCTGTGGATCTATAAAAAGGCACTGAAGGCTCATGCAGAAAAAGTGGGAAAGTTTGTTCATGCCCGGGATCTTGAGAGGTACAAAGGAAAACAGGTCACCATGGTGGGCTGGATGGTTACCACCCGACGGTTGAAGACCAAGCGGAAAAAGATAATGCAATTTCTTTCCTGCGAGGATCTTACAGGGACATTTGAGTGTGTCCTTTTCCCCCACGCGTATCAGCAATATGGCCATCTGATCCGGAGCCGGGGGCCTTACATGATCACTGGCAAGGTGGAAGATGATTTTGGACACACCCCCGTTACCGTGAAAAAATTGGAGCTCTGA
- a CDS encoding M28 family peptidase, with protein MRTDKRRFFLFVFIIGVIAASEKDTHEISSEEILDHIKYLASDDLEGRRAGTRGARKAARYITRQFRSYGLTPMGRSRYTFMEPFDFISGVRLGRKNRLLFQSGDETMNLNVANDFRPLGFSGKGHTAGQLAFVGYGIDSEELDYHDYASVDVKGKIVLILRYSPDGTNPHGEFGKYSPLRYKAMTAREQGAVAVIFAIGPEDDDEENYLMGLKYDRSSGDSGIPIVAITQRLAKHIFTLSGRNLGEIQKRINDDRSPDSFDLSFSVEVETWVEKVHNETVNIVGLVEGTDTDFSDEFLVVGAHYDHLGMGGDGSMVPDTVAVHNGADDNASGTAGLLELAEWFSVHPQKRSIIFVAFGGEELGLLGSAFFVSDPPVLLQRIGAMINMDMIGRMDDSTVVVGGAGTSTVWKELAGEKIGDLGLSPAFDEPGYGSSDHQSFYLKDIPVLFFFSGTHDDYHRPSDDWDKINAEEEEKIVRAIREIIIDLATRKLRPDFVKVEQGQPTRGGFPVYIGTIPDYTATDVKGMKLSGVRKGGPADQGGLKAGDIIVRFGEKNVRNIYDFMYALQEAIAGDSVTIVVSREGNEINLQVVPARRRD; from the coding sequence ATGAGGACCGATAAGAGAAGATTTTTTCTGTTTGTGTTCATCATCGGCGTCATTGCCGCCAGTGAAAAGGATACACATGAGATATCCTCTGAGGAGATCCTGGATCACATAAAGTATCTGGCGTCGGATGATCTCGAAGGCCGGCGGGCGGGGACGAGGGGAGCCAGAAAAGCCGCTCGATACATTACAAGGCAGTTTCGCTCTTACGGATTGACACCCATGGGGAGGTCTCGATACACATTCATGGAGCCGTTCGACTTCATTTCCGGTGTTAGACTGGGGAGAAAGAATCGTCTCTTGTTCCAGAGCGGTGATGAGACAATGAATCTCAACGTGGCAAACGATTTTCGTCCCCTGGGATTTTCAGGAAAGGGACATACTGCAGGCCAGTTGGCATTCGTAGGTTACGGGATCGATTCCGAGGAACTGGATTATCACGACTACGCGAGTGTGGATGTAAAGGGAAAGATTGTGCTGATCCTCCGGTACAGCCCTGACGGCACCAATCCCCATGGTGAATTCGGGAAGTATTCTCCTCTTCGTTACAAGGCGATGACGGCAAGAGAGCAGGGTGCTGTGGCGGTCATATTCGCGATTGGGCCCGAGGACGACGACGAAGAGAATTACTTGATGGGCCTGAAATACGACCGGAGTTCCGGCGATTCAGGCATTCCTATTGTCGCCATAACGCAGCGGTTGGCGAAGCATATTTTCACTCTATCCGGTAGAAATCTGGGGGAGATCCAGAAGCGGATTAATGATGACCGATCGCCCGATTCATTCGATCTGTCTTTCTCTGTTGAAGTGGAAACGTGGGTGGAGAAAGTTCATAACGAGACGGTCAACATCGTGGGGCTTGTTGAGGGGACCGACACGGATTTCTCCGACGAGTTTCTTGTGGTGGGTGCTCACTACGATCATTTGGGGATGGGAGGTGACGGCTCCATGGTGCCGGATACGGTGGCGGTGCATAATGGAGCTGACGATAATGCTTCAGGTACAGCCGGTCTGCTGGAACTGGCAGAATGGTTCAGCGTTCATCCCCAGAAAAGGAGCATCATATTTGTTGCCTTCGGCGGGGAAGAGCTGGGATTATTGGGCTCCGCCTTTTTTGTATCTGATCCTCCCGTGCTTCTCCAGAGGATTGGCGCCATGATAAACATGGACATGATCGGCAGAATGGATGACTCGACGGTTGTGGTTGGAGGCGCGGGGACTTCGACCGTCTGGAAGGAATTGGCGGGAGAAAAGATTGGAGACTTAGGACTTTCACCGGCGTTTGATGAGCCGGGGTACGGCTCTTCAGACCATCAATCATTCTACCTCAAGGATATCCCTGTTCTGTTTTTCTTCTCGGGCACTCACGATGATTACCATCGTCCTTCGGATGATTGGGACAAGATCAATGCGGAGGAAGAAGAGAAAATAGTGAGAGCGATTCGGGAGATAATTATCGATCTTGCAACGCGAAAGTTACGGCCCGACTTTGTAAAGGTGGAGCAGGGTCAACCCACTCGTGGCGGGTTCCCCGTCTATATTGGAACCATACCGGACTACACCGCCACGGATGTGAAAGGGATGAAACTTTCCGGTGTGAGAAAGGGTGGTCCCGCAGATCAAGGGGGCTTGAAAGCGGGTGACATTATCGTCCGGTTTGGCGAAAAGAATGTAAGGAATATCTACGATTTCATGTATGCTCTCCAGGAAGCCATAGCGGGCGATTCTGTCACCATTGTCGTCAGCAGAGAGGGCAACGAGATTAACCTGCAGGTGGTTCCTGCCCGAAGGAGAGATTGA
- the uvrA gene encoding excinuclease ABC subunit UvrA: protein MEEYITVHGAREHNLKNIQVKIPRNQFVVITGLSGSGKSSLAFDTIYAEGQRRYVESLSAYARQFLSLMQKPDVDYIDGLSPAISIEQKAGSRNPRSTVGTVTEIHDYLRLLYARTGIPYCWSCGDPIQRQTVQQIVDAVLRLPEGSKLQVLAPVIRGRKGQFKDVFKEIAREGFVRVRVDGRIRDVSGKIILHKDKKHNVEVVVDRIVLEADVSEGSFGKERLTESVELALRIGSGLVVIHRHPKEEHIFSEKFSCPKCEVSMEELSPRMFSFNSPYGACRTCDGLGSRMEIDPDLVVPDKRRSLIQGAIAPLGEQPRGSWYSAILKSLARHYGFNFTMPWYKLTATAREALLWGTGSERIKMEYKSDRFTGEYSGGFEGVIRNLERRYHQTRSAGIREWIEKYMSMRPCPKCGGARLRKESLAVRLGDMNIGNLSRLSIKDVADFFRTFKFTTTQKKVAKQILKELRERLQFLMNVGLDYLTLDRNASSLSGGEGQRIRLATQIGSQLVGVLYILDEPSVGLHQRDNKRLISTLKKLRELGNTVLVVEHDREAIESADHVVDLGPGAGEAGGEVVFQGAARDLAKYDRSITGLYLSGKRQIEIPSGRRSGSGKVLKLYGAKGNNLSAIDIEFPLGKFICVTGVSGSGKSTLVNETLYPILARELHGARAYPLPHDSVDGMAYLDKVIDIDQSPIGRTPRSNPATYTGLFTHIRDLFAKLPESRIRGYKPGRFSFNVKGGRCEACRGDGVIKIEMHFLPDVYIRCEECKGSRYNRETLEIAFKGKTISGVLNMSVEEALVFFKNFSQIRRRLQTLRDVGLGYIQLGQQATTLSGGEAQRVKLSSELSRIGTGRTIYILDEPTTGLHFEDVRMLLDVLNSLVDKGNTVIVIEHNLDVIKTADWIIDLGPEGGDEGGRIVAQGTPEQLTQAGQSYTGQFLRSILNTGQ, encoded by the coding sequence TTGGAAGAATATATTACTGTACACGGCGCCCGGGAACACAACCTGAAAAACATTCAGGTGAAGATACCGAGAAATCAATTTGTGGTCATTACGGGTTTGTCGGGTTCCGGAAAATCTTCCCTTGCTTTTGACACGATTTATGCAGAGGGACAGAGGCGGTATGTGGAGTCCCTTTCCGCTTATGCTAGGCAGTTTCTGAGTCTGATGCAGAAGCCGGACGTGGACTACATTGACGGCCTTTCGCCTGCCATTTCAATCGAGCAAAAAGCGGGGTCTCGAAATCCACGTTCCACCGTTGGTACTGTTACAGAGATTCATGATTATCTCAGGCTTCTTTATGCCCGGACGGGCATCCCATACTGCTGGAGCTGCGGGGACCCCATTCAGAGGCAGACAGTACAGCAGATTGTCGATGCCGTGTTGAGGCTCCCCGAAGGATCGAAACTTCAGGTTCTCGCGCCCGTGATCAGGGGGCGAAAGGGACAGTTCAAGGATGTATTCAAAGAAATTGCGAGGGAAGGATTTGTGCGTGTGCGCGTTGACGGAAGAATCCGGGATGTATCGGGAAAAATCATTCTGCACAAGGACAAGAAACATAACGTTGAAGTGGTAGTGGACAGGATTGTGCTGGAGGCCGACGTATCCGAAGGATCGTTTGGAAAAGAGCGATTGACGGAGTCAGTGGAATTGGCTCTGAGAATCGGCTCCGGACTCGTGGTCATTCATCGTCACCCAAAGGAGGAGCACATCTTCAGCGAAAAGTTTTCCTGTCCCAAATGCGAGGTGAGCATGGAGGAGCTCTCCCCGCGCATGTTTTCCTTCAACTCCCCGTACGGTGCTTGCCGGACATGTGACGGACTGGGTTCCCGGATGGAAATCGATCCGGATCTGGTCGTTCCGGACAAGCGGAGGTCTCTGATTCAGGGGGCCATTGCACCTCTGGGAGAACAACCCAGGGGAAGTTGGTATAGTGCCATCCTGAAGAGCCTGGCAAGGCACTACGGATTTAACTTCACGATGCCCTGGTACAAGTTGACCGCTACTGCCCGGGAAGCTTTGCTCTGGGGCACCGGAAGTGAACGAATAAAGATGGAGTATAAATCTGACCGATTTACAGGAGAGTATTCAGGCGGATTCGAGGGTGTAATTCGTAACCTGGAACGTCGTTATCATCAGACCCGGTCCGCCGGCATACGTGAGTGGATTGAGAAATACATGAGCATGCGGCCGTGCCCCAAGTGTGGGGGTGCCCGACTCCGCAAAGAGAGCCTGGCAGTGAGACTGGGGGACATGAATATTGGCAATTTGTCGAGACTTTCAATTAAGGATGTCGCCGACTTCTTCCGCACATTCAAATTCACTACCACCCAGAAAAAGGTTGCCAAACAGATTTTGAAAGAACTGCGGGAACGTCTGCAGTTCCTGATGAATGTGGGGCTTGACTATCTGACATTGGACAGGAATGCTTCGAGTCTCTCGGGCGGAGAGGGTCAACGAATTCGACTTGCGACCCAGATCGGTTCTCAACTTGTAGGTGTGTTGTACATTCTCGATGAACCCTCGGTTGGACTCCACCAGCGGGACAACAAACGTCTCATATCCACGCTGAAAAAGTTGAGAGAGCTGGGGAACACGGTCCTCGTCGTGGAGCATGACAGGGAGGCCATTGAGTCGGCAGACCATGTAGTGGATCTGGGGCCAGGGGCCGGAGAAGCGGGAGGAGAGGTGGTGTTCCAGGGCGCCGCCAGGGACCTCGCAAAGTACGATCGGTCTATTACGGGGCTGTATCTTTCGGGAAAACGGCAGATTGAGATCCCCTCCGGAAGACGAAGCGGGTCAGGCAAGGTACTGAAACTCTACGGAGCAAAGGGAAACAATCTTTCCGCCATCGATATTGAGTTTCCACTGGGAAAATTCATTTGTGTCACGGGCGTCTCAGGTTCGGGCAAGAGCACGCTGGTCAATGAAACCCTATATCCAATTCTGGCGAGAGAACTTCACGGTGCCAGAGCTTACCCGCTGCCCCACGATTCCGTTGACGGGATGGCGTATTTGGACAAGGTCATCGACATTGACCAGTCACCCATTGGCCGGACGCCCAGGTCGAATCCGGCCACCTATACGGGTCTATTCACACATATCCGGGACCTCTTCGCGAAGCTGCCGGAGTCAAGAATCCGGGGCTATAAGCCAGGGAGATTCTCCTTTAATGTCAAAGGAGGCCGGTGCGAAGCATGCCGGGGGGACGGCGTCATAAAAATTGAAATGCATTTTCTTCCTGACGTCTATATTCGCTGCGAAGAATGCAAAGGATCCCGCTATAACCGGGAAACGCTCGAGATAGCCTTTAAAGGGAAGACCATTTCGGGTGTGTTGAACATGAGTGTCGAGGAAGCGCTGGTCTTTTTCAAGAACTTTTCCCAGATTAGGCGGCGACTCCAGACACTTCGCGACGTGGGGCTGGGTTACATTCAACTGGGCCAGCAGGCGACCACCCTTTCAGGCGGAGAGGCCCAGCGGGTCAAACTTTCCTCAGAGCTATCGCGGATCGGTACGGGGCGAACCATTTATATTCTCGATGAACCAACCACGGGGCTTCACTTTGAAGACGTGAGAATGTTGTTGGATGTATTGAACAGCCTTGTCGATAAAGGGAACACCGTCATCGTTATCGAGCACAACCTCGATGTGATCAAAACAGCTGACTGGATCATAGATCTGGGACCTGAAGGGGGTGACGAGGGAGGTAGAATCGTGGCTCAGGGGACGCCTGAACAGTTGACCCAGGCTGGGCAATCCTACACGGGTCAATTCCTCCGGTCTATTCTGAATACCGGCCAATGA
- a CDS encoding penicillin acylase family protein translates to MKTLTRVGAALFLLGFLLFLFVRLYLHYPLPVYEGELTNDDLLEPVEVYFDDYAVPHIYAGNEHDLFYVAGYIAARERLFQMTVTAAAVEGRLAELFGEKAVPDDIYLRTWGIPKMARILAENMHPDALTISTDFCDGINAYIDNVGQDLPFEFKLLRIKPLHWKPAHVAGFVRLMGHNLTSSWQPEIILGQAAYMFGEERVRQLLPVQPEDHSLAFGEYGELWRTLVVREQSLRKRLQMEGSHLGSNNWVISGSRTASGRPILANDPHLPFSQPARWFEMHLVGGRFNVSGACLAGVPVPVLGQNEACTWGFTNLMMDDIDFFVETTNPDSGNEYLHDGEWLSMDLREETIAVKSGGERTFVVRETIHGPVISDIHPLLSGEKPATGKNQVVAMQWTGHDTSDEVYSILRLNLMGNWEDFTEAAKTFGTPGQNVVYADTAGNIGWRPFLRIPVRKGGRNLVPMPGESSEWDWQGYVPFEEIPFQFNPKKGIIVTANNQVIDDSYPYYVSAFWEYPSRANRIWEMLGEREEITVEDVKRVQNDVVSPFAREVSPYFVSVFEGYDFENDSNLRTAVNLLRGWNGEHSVESAAAAVFNTAFLRLLWNVYGDEMELMGDGFYDGWLALPSMSQKNLVYLLRNERISWFDNVTTGNVELRGDILTRSLVEGVRELEGRLGPDPTNWHWGNLHRIAHLHAIGKDWPLLGKVFGLDVGPFEFGGANSTVSNGEYLLGDPFHVVNGPSFRRIVDFAQLDKTQFIIPTGQSGLPRSPHYADQAPLYHSGRYRTTYFLEETIKNSGFRRLLLSPSR, encoded by the coding sequence ATGAAAACGTTGACCAGAGTGGGTGCAGCACTCTTCCTATTGGGTTTTCTCCTTTTCCTGTTTGTCCGGCTTTATCTTCATTATCCCCTTCCGGTGTACGAGGGCGAACTAACCAATGACGATCTCCTCGAGCCGGTGGAGGTGTACTTTGATGACTATGCCGTGCCTCACATTTATGCCGGGAATGAACACGACCTATTTTACGTGGCGGGTTACATCGCTGCCCGGGAGCGGTTGTTCCAGATGACCGTCACGGCAGCGGCTGTGGAAGGGAGGCTGGCGGAACTCTTCGGTGAAAAGGCGGTTCCCGACGACATATATCTCAGGACCTGGGGCATTCCCAAGATGGCACGGATTCTTGCAGAAAACATGCATCCCGATGCACTCACCATATCAACCGACTTCTGTGATGGCATTAATGCATACATCGATAATGTCGGACAAGACCTCCCCTTTGAGTTCAAGCTGCTTCGAATTAAGCCCTTGCACTGGAAACCCGCTCATGTGGCCGGTTTCGTTCGATTGATGGGCCACAATCTCACATCTTCCTGGCAGCCGGAAATCATTCTCGGTCAGGCAGCCTACATGTTCGGGGAAGAGAGGGTACGTCAACTTCTGCCAGTCCAGCCGGAAGACCACTCCCTGGCATTTGGTGAGTACGGGGAATTGTGGAGGACACTGGTTGTGAGGGAACAGAGCTTGAGAAAGCGCCTTCAGATGGAGGGAAGCCATCTCGGGTCAAATAATTGGGTGATTTCCGGCAGTCGTACTGCCTCCGGAAGGCCCATTCTGGCCAACGATCCTCACCTCCCTTTCTCACAGCCAGCCCGGTGGTTCGAGATGCATCTCGTGGGAGGTCGGTTCAACGTGAGCGGGGCCTGCCTGGCGGGCGTGCCCGTCCCGGTGCTGGGGCAGAATGAGGCTTGCACGTGGGGCTTTACCAATCTCATGATGGATGACATCGATTTCTTTGTGGAAACGACGAATCCGGACAGCGGAAATGAGTATTTGCACGATGGAGAATGGTTGTCCATGGACCTTCGGGAAGAAACCATTGCCGTAAAGAGCGGAGGAGAGAGGACCTTCGTTGTACGGGAGACTATTCACGGGCCTGTGATCTCAGATATCCATCCTCTCCTTTCGGGTGAGAAACCGGCCACAGGGAAAAATCAAGTTGTGGCCATGCAGTGGACGGGACACGATACCAGTGATGAGGTATACAGCATCCTGCGCCTGAATCTCATGGGGAACTGGGAAGATTTTACGGAGGCGGCAAAAACCTTTGGCACGCCGGGCCAGAATGTTGTCTATGCAGATACGGCGGGCAACATAGGGTGGCGGCCTTTTCTGAGAATACCAGTGCGTAAAGGGGGACGAAATCTGGTTCCTATGCCGGGAGAGTCCTCGGAATGGGACTGGCAAGGATATGTTCCATTCGAGGAGATTCCTTTTCAGTTCAACCCGAAAAAGGGCATAATCGTCACGGCGAATAATCAGGTGATCGATGATTCATATCCTTATTACGTGTCCGCCTTTTGGGAATACCCATCGAGGGCGAATCGAATCTGGGAAATGCTTGGGGAGAGAGAGGAGATTACGGTAGAGGATGTGAAGAGGGTACAGAATGATGTGGTTTCCCCCTTTGCCCGGGAAGTTTCCCCGTATTTTGTTTCGGTCTTCGAAGGGTACGATTTTGAAAATGATTCGAATCTACGGACTGCCGTGAATCTCTTGCGCGGATGGAATGGTGAGCACTCTGTTGAGTCAGCAGCAGCAGCAGTTTTCAATACTGCATTCCTGAGGCTTCTCTGGAATGTTTATGGGGACGAAATGGAGCTCATGGGAGATGGGTTTTATGATGGGTGGTTGGCCCTCCCCAGCATGTCCCAGAAGAATCTCGTGTACCTGCTGAGGAATGAGAGGATATCCTGGTTCGATAATGTAACCACCGGGAATGTGGAACTCAGGGGCGATATCCTGACCCGGTCCCTTGTGGAAGGCGTGAGGGAACTTGAAGGCCGTCTCGGTCCAGATCCCACCAACTGGCATTGGGGAAATCTGCACAGGATCGCTCATCTCCACGCCATTGGCAAGGATTGGCCTCTTCTGGGGAAAGTGTTTGGCCTTGATGTGGGACCTTTTGAATTCGGAGGGGCCAATTCAACGGTTAGCAACGGCGAATATTTGCTGGGTGACCCATTCCATGTGGTCAACGGACCCTCGTTTCGCCGCATCGTCGATTTCGCTCAGCTCGATAAGACGCAATTCATCATACCCACGGGGCAATCCGGCCTGCCCAGAAGCCCTCATTACGCAGATCAGGCCCCTCTATATCATTCGGGCCGGTACCGAACGACCTACTTCCTGGAAGAGACGATCAAGAATTCCGGATTCCGCCGCTTGCTCCTTTCCCCATCCCGTTGA
- a CDS encoding glycerophosphodiester phosphodiesterase family protein → MELTALYLLLVFMGILVVKHFAFWQPMDVTYLYRNGYDKLGHRGSPKEAPENTLPSYRKALEQGLKAIEMDVLTTRDGKVVCSHNHDLEHETDGTGYIDDMTYAELASVDAAAKFPDYSPCRLPLLEETLDAIPENVILDIEIKARGALDLTTAKHVVALIRKRNIYHRVVVSSFHPLVIGRVKWLDRRIPTGYIWTDHSVPVILRKPRFINLVHPDVFKPEIHLVNEHLVRYARGKKLSISPWTVNNQPAMEWSLNLGVQGIISDFPGLMHRAVENVKEFHEDR, encoded by the coding sequence ATGGAATTGACCGCGCTCTATCTACTTCTGGTGTTCATGGGAATTCTGGTGGTAAAACATTTCGCATTCTGGCAGCCAATGGATGTGACTTATCTGTACCGAAACGGGTATGACAAGCTGGGGCATCGTGGATCTCCAAAAGAGGCACCGGAGAATACTCTTCCTTCCTACAGGAAGGCTCTGGAACAGGGGTTGAAGGCCATCGAAATGGATGTTCTGACCACCCGGGATGGGAAGGTTGTCTGCTCCCACAATCACGATCTGGAGCATGAGACGGACGGTACGGGATACATTGACGATATGACGTATGCCGAACTGGCAAGTGTAGATGCTGCCGCCAAGTTCCCCGACTATTCTCCGTGTAGACTGCCCCTTCTTGAGGAAACTCTTGATGCGATTCCCGAGAATGTCATTCTCGATATTGAGATCAAGGCCAGAGGGGCGCTGGATTTGACAACGGCGAAACACGTCGTGGCACTCATCAGGAAACGGAACATCTACCATCGAGTCGTGGTATCCAGTTTTCACCCTCTAGTCATCGGAAGAGTCAAGTGGTTGGACAGACGAATTCCCACAGGGTACATCTGGACAGATCATTCGGTGCCCGTCATTCTGAGAAAACCGAGGTTCATCAATCTCGTGCATCCCGATGTTTTCAAACCTGAGATCCATCTCGTCAACGAACATTTGGTGAGATATGCTCGGGGGAAGAAATTATCCATAAGCCCGTGGACCGTTAATAACCAGCCTGCCATGGAGTGGTCATTAAACCTTGGAGTTCAGGGGATTATTTCAGATTTTCCCGGATTGATGCACAGGGCAGTCGAGAATGTGAAGGAGTTCCATGAGGACCGATAA